In one Bacillus sp. SM2101 genomic region, the following are encoded:
- a CDS encoding AAA family ATPase, which produces MVYLHTFLFPDEDRELNFFWDIKRTCYDSFYPFKILSRKGLENIVFEPLTILYGGNGSGKSTALNVIAEKTGIERDSIYNKSNFFPDYVNMCVMQLKNNIPENSRIITSDDVFDYMLNIRNLNEGIDQKREQLFEEYIDAKYSYFQMESMADYEKLKKVNTARSKTQSRFVRNELMDNVREHSNGESAFKYFTEKIGDNGLYILDEPENSLSPKRQMELVQFIEDSARFFGCQFIISTHSPFLLSMRGAKIYNLDENPVKVGRWTELENVRTYYEFFKRHENEF; this is translated from the coding sequence ATGGTTTATTTACATACTTTTTTATTTCCAGATGAGGATAGAGAACTTAACTTTTTCTGGGACATAAAAAGAACGTGCTATGACTCGTTTTATCCATTTAAAATTTTATCAAGAAAAGGCTTAGAAAATATTGTTTTTGAGCCATTGACGATTTTGTATGGGGGAAATGGTTCAGGGAAATCTACTGCATTAAATGTGATAGCTGAAAAAACAGGAATCGAACGTGATTCTATCTATAATAAATCTAATTTCTTTCCTGATTACGTCAATATGTGTGTGATGCAGCTTAAGAATAACATTCCTGAAAATAGTAGAATTATTACTAGTGATGATGTATTTGACTATATGTTGAATATCAGGAATCTCAATGAGGGAATTGACCAAAAACGAGAACAACTTTTTGAAGAATATATTGATGCTAAATATTCCTATTTTCAGATGGAATCTATGGCGGATTATGAGAAGTTAAAAAAAGTTAACACAGCTAGAAGTAAAACTCAGTCCCGTTTTGTAAGGAATGAATTGATGGATAATGTGAGGGAGCATTCGAATGGGGAAAGTGCATTCAAGTATTTCACTGAAAAGATTGGAGATAACGGACTTTATATTTTGGATGAGCCAGAAAACAGTCTTTCTCCAAAACGTCAGATGGAATTGGTGCAATTTATTGAAGACTCTGCCCGGTTTTTCGGCTGTCAGTTTATAATATCAACACATTCTCCATTTCTTCTATCCATGAGGGGGGCAAAAATTTATAATCTTGATGAAAATCCTGTTAAGGTGGGACGGTGGACGGAACTAGAAAATGTTCGTACATACTATGAATTTTTCAAAAGACATGAAAATGAGTTTTGA